A stretch of Candidatus Manganitrophaceae bacterium DNA encodes these proteins:
- a CDS encoding lytic murein transglycosylase, translating to MESRRIFLKSLFPRAVGWGALLSLDLSWTDRVFAQSAGPNSVKINLNDPKYVALIKEITQRHAFTAAELKVLFGKAVLQPEIIEKFERPAEILPYYEYRKRFIKEELVAAGRNYIQENLMLLLKIEEAFGVPKEVVCSILGIETKFGQRGIEKYRVFDILNTAYSLYPRREKFYRDELIAYLLLCREEGVDPFSIHGSYAGAFGVPQFMPTSFRKYAVDFDQDGKKDLWSSKADIFGSVANYLKTFGWKKNGLTYLPANLASDSPDAMKTVGVGIRKTMPLSRAAELGIQIPLLASSQKDEEVSFAIYQPQEGTEALLALFENFRSITSYNYSLNYGLVVADFSELLSKKGNS from the coding sequence TTGGAAAGCCGAAGGATCTTTTTGAAATCGCTCTTTCCGAGAGCCGTCGGATGGGGCGCCCTTCTCTCGCTCGATCTCTCCTGGACCGATCGTGTTTTTGCTCAATCCGCGGGTCCGAATTCGGTCAAAATTAATTTGAACGATCCCAAATATGTCGCTCTGATCAAAGAGATTACGCAGCGACATGCCTTTACCGCCGCGGAGCTCAAAGTCCTTTTTGGGAAAGCGGTTCTTCAGCCCGAGATCATCGAAAAGTTCGAGCGCCCCGCCGAGATCCTTCCTTATTATGAATATCGAAAGCGGTTTATTAAAGAAGAGCTGGTTGCCGCCGGACGAAACTACATCCAAGAGAACCTGATGCTGCTTTTAAAGATCGAAGAGGCGTTCGGCGTTCCGAAGGAGGTCGTCTGCAGCATCCTCGGGATCGAGACGAAGTTCGGTCAGCGCGGGATCGAGAAGTACCGCGTTTTTGACATTCTGAATACCGCTTATTCCCTCTACCCGCGACGGGAGAAGTTTTATCGCGACGAGCTGATCGCCTATCTTCTGCTCTGCCGAGAGGAAGGGGTCGATCCCTTTTCAATCCATGGCTCTTATGCGGGGGCATTCGGCGTTCCGCAATTCATGCCGACGAGTTTTCGAAAGTATGCGGTTGATTTCGACCAGGATGGAAAGAAGGATCTCTGGAGCTCTAAGGCCGACATTTTCGGCAGCGTGGCCAATTATTTGAAGACCTTTGGTTGGAAGAAAAATGGGTTGACCTATCTTCCGGCGAATCTGGCAAGCGATTCCCCCGACGCCATGAAAACGGTCGGGGTCGGAATTCGAAAGACGATGCCGCTCAGCCGCGCGGCGGAGCTCGGGATCCAGATCCCGCTTCTGGCGTCCAGCCAGAAAGACGAGGAGGTCTCGTTCGCCATTTATCAGCCGCAGGAGGGAACAGAGGCGCTCCTCGCCCTTTTTGAAAACTTCCGCTCGATCACCTCCTACAATTATTCGCTCAATTACGGCCTGGTGGTCGCTGATTTCTCGGAGCTGCTCTCCAAAAAGGGAAATTCGTGA
- a CDS encoding tetratricopeptide repeat protein, giving the protein MKRGIAFLFLLLLLPGFLFAQDPPPIDPAALLAEGDRMYESRDEPGHADKAIELYKKTIDTSPKNDAALWRLARSFRWRGDIADDEREKLADYKEMERWAKKAIEADPNSVGGHLMLGIAYGRIGETQGVMKSLSLISPIKSEMNAVLAQEPQNDLAHHVLGVLYRKVPGLMGGSIKKSIEALEAAVQSNPNSTTHYLELAKSCLEKGKKDQAKGALERLLAISAPSDRVQSKNDRIEAQELLADLQSP; this is encoded by the coding sequence GTGAAGAGAGGCATCGCCTTTCTTTTTCTTCTCCTGCTTTTACCCGGCTTCCTCTTTGCGCAAGATCCTCCCCCCATCGACCCCGCTGCGCTGCTGGCGGAGGGGGATCGGATGTATGAGAGCCGGGATGAGCCGGGCCATGCCGACAAAGCGATTGAATTATACAAAAAAACAATCGATACTTCTCCAAAGAATGACGCCGCTCTTTGGCGGCTCGCCCGGTCGTTCCGCTGGCGCGGCGATATTGCCGATGACGAGCGTGAAAAACTGGCCGACTACAAAGAGATGGAACGGTGGGCGAAAAAAGCGATCGAGGCCGATCCGAACAGCGTCGGCGGCCATCTGATGCTCGGCATCGCCTATGGCCGGATCGGGGAGACCCAGGGGGTGATGAAATCGCTCTCCCTTATCTCGCCGATTAAAAGTGAAATGAACGCCGTTTTGGCGCAGGAGCCTCAGAATGATCTGGCGCACCATGTCTTGGGGGTCTTGTACCGGAAGGTTCCCGGGTTGATGGGGGGATCGATCAAAAAATCGATCGAGGCATTGGAAGCGGCGGTTCAGTCGAACCCAAACAGCACAACCCACTATCTCGAGCTTGCCAAGAGCTGCCTGGAGAAGGGGAAAAAGGATCAAGCCAAAGGAGCGCTGGAGAGACTCCTTGCGATCTCCGCCCCCTCGGATCGGGTTCAATCGAAAAACGATCGAATCGAAGCGCAAGAACTCCTCGCCGACCTCCAATCACCGTAG
- the mdh gene encoding malate dehydrogenase has translation MKRKSKITIVGAGQVGGTTAQRLAEKAFADVVLVDINADLPQAKALDLLESAPIYGYDTRVIGTANYEETANSDIVIITSGVPRKPGMSRDDLLRVNVGIVKGVTEQVVQRSPDTILLIVSNPLDAMTYVAHKISQFPRERVIGMAGALDSARFRAFISMELGVSVENVHAFVLGGHGDSMVPLPRYTTVAGIPLTELLPKDRLDALIQRTRDGGAEIVKLLKTGSAFYAPSAAVVEMAEAIVKDKKKILPCAALCQGEYKIDNLFVGVPVKLGQKGIEEIIQIKLTPEEETNLNRSAAAVRELCEAVDKII, from the coding sequence GTGAAAAGAAAGAGCAAAATTACGATCGTCGGCGCCGGTCAGGTCGGCGGGACGACCGCGCAACGATTGGCCGAAAAGGCGTTCGCCGATGTGGTGTTGGTCGACATCAATGCCGATCTGCCGCAGGCCAAGGCGCTCGATCTCCTGGAGTCGGCCCCCATCTACGGCTACGACACCCGAGTGATTGGGACCGCCAATTATGAGGAGACGGCGAATTCCGACATCGTGATCATCACCTCCGGTGTTCCGAGGAAACCGGGGATGAGCCGAGATGACCTTCTGCGGGTCAATGTCGGGATCGTCAAAGGGGTGACCGAGCAGGTGGTCCAGCGCTCTCCCGACACCATTCTTCTGATCGTTTCCAATCCGCTCGATGCGATGACCTACGTAGCACACAAGATCAGTCAATTTCCGCGAGAGCGGGTGATCGGGATGGCGGGGGCGCTCGATTCGGCTCGTTTCCGTGCCTTTATCTCGATGGAGCTGGGGGTCTCGGTGGAGAATGTTCATGCCTTTGTCTTAGGCGGCCACGGGGACAGCATGGTGCCGCTGCCGCGCTATACCACCGTCGCCGGGATTCCACTGACGGAATTGCTCCCGAAAGATCGGCTCGATGCATTAATTCAAAGGACCCGCGACGGCGGCGCCGAGATTGTAAAACTGCTCAAGACGGGATCGGCGTTTTATGCCCCTTCTGCGGCGGTGGTCGAGATGGCCGAAGCGATTGTGAAAGATAAGAAAAAGATCCTTCCCTGCGCCGCCCTTTGTCAGGGAGAGTATAAAATTGATAATCTATTCGTCGGCGTCCCGGTGAAGCTGGGGCAAAAAGGGATCGAGGAGATCATTCAGATCAAGCTCACGCCGGAAGAAGAGACCAATCTCAACCGCTCCGCAGCGGCCGTCAGGGAGCTGTGCGAGGCGGTCGATAAAATCATTTGA
- a CDS encoding sigma 54-interacting transcriptional regulator, with amino-acid sequence MTRVAVIGAGKGGTALIEILHKDPLVKVVGIADTNPDAPGMDLARRLKIPTTTDYRKLIRDGTDLVIDVTGSKAVREGLEKNAGQVEVIGGLSAKFMWQLIEERIKSKAMAEVLRSRYSFENIIGQSEKMQEMYRLIPKIAKTNSTVLIEGESGTGKELIAHSIHQFSQREDKPFIRVNCGALAEGLLESELFGHVKGAFTGAVAHKLGRFELADGGTIFLDEIGDISPTTQVKLLRVVQEGEIEKVGDSRRIKVDVRIIAATNKDLKKAVEMREFRQDLYYRLRVVPIHLPPLRERKDDIPLLVTHFIDRFNKEMGKKITQVSPDAMEILMEYDYPGNIRELENIIEHVMVFCTGEVLQAEHLLKDIQTSRGDIIGKVIEQDDPLRAMEQELILKALNQAGWNYKKTAEKLKMSRTTLWRKLKEYGLVKPNIVSI; translated from the coding sequence ATGACCAGGGTCGCCGTGATCGGGGCGGGGAAGGGAGGAACCGCCTTAATCGAGATCTTACATAAAGATCCTCTTGTGAAAGTCGTCGGGATCGCCGACACCAACCCCGACGCTCCCGGCATGGACCTGGCGAGACGCCTTAAAATTCCGACGACGACCGATTACCGAAAATTGATTCGAGACGGGACCGATCTGGTGATCGACGTGACCGGGAGCAAGGCGGTGCGCGAAGGGCTGGAGAAGAATGCCGGCCAGGTCGAGGTGATCGGCGGTCTTTCTGCAAAGTTCATGTGGCAATTGATCGAAGAGCGGATCAAGAGCAAGGCGATGGCGGAGGTCTTGCGGTCCCGATACTCCTTCGAGAACATTATCGGTCAGAGCGAAAAGATGCAGGAGATGTATCGCCTCATCCCGAAGATCGCGAAGACTAATTCGACGGTCCTCATCGAGGGGGAAAGCGGCACCGGCAAGGAGTTGATCGCCCATTCGATCCACCAATTCAGCCAACGGGAGGACAAACCGTTCATCCGGGTCAACTGCGGCGCACTGGCCGAGGGGCTTCTCGAGAGCGAGCTGTTCGGCCATGTGAAGGGGGCCTTCACCGGCGCTGTTGCTCATAAGCTCGGGCGATTTGAACTGGCAGACGGCGGGACGATTTTCCTCGATGAGATCGGTGACATCAGCCCGACCACCCAAGTGAAGCTTCTCCGTGTGGTTCAGGAAGGGGAGATCGAGAAGGTCGGTGATTCGCGCCGCATCAAGGTCGATGTCCGGATTATCGCCGCGACGAACAAAGATCTGAAAAAGGCCGTCGAGATGCGCGAGTTCCGCCAAGATCTCTATTATCGGCTCCGGGTGGTTCCCATCCATCTTCCGCCGCTTCGGGAGAGAAAAGACGATATCCCGCTTCTGGTTACTCATTTCATCGACCGATTTAACAAGGAGATGGGAAAGAAGATTACGCAGGTCTCTCCGGACGCGATGGAGATCCTGATGGAATATGACTATCCTGGAAATATCCGCGAGCTTGAGAATATTATCGAGCATGTCATGGTGTTTTGTACCGGCGAGGTGCTTCAGGCAGAGCATCTTTTGAAGGATATTCAGACATCCCGTGGTGACATCATTGGCAAAGTAATCGAGCAGGACGACCCTCTAAGGGCAATGGAGCAGGAGCTGATTTTAAAGGCGCTCAATCAGGCGGGATGGAATTATAAGAAAACGGCGGAGAAATTAAAAATGAGCCGGACCACCTTGTGGCGAAAACTCAAAGAGTATGGGCTTGTCAAGCCCAATATTGTTTCAATATAG
- a CDS encoding SLBB domain-containing protein — protein sequence MQSRHVLTDRDLLLEHLPTVRPMGYQEYVARRGYAGLSKALRIGPAAILETIRQSGLRGRGGAGFPTAKKWEMVVQRNEPKKYLCCNAAEDEPGTFKDRYLLRFNPHQLIEGALIAGYAVGAEEVYLYINGHYTEEIEFMEQALQEAKEKGHWGRPIEGSSRRLELILCKSPGTYVAGEETALLEVIEGRAARPRQKPPYYPAVRGLFGMPTVVNNAETLSNVSHILREGADWFRSRGTATSPGTLVFTLTGDVNRPGLYELPLGTSLRELIEVHGEGIKGGKQLKAVFPGGPSNTIIGIDKLDTALDFDALKAVGTGLGTGAVIVMSEEVCMVQSAIQYARFFGRESCGQCPPCKLGTVHISEILEKIESGRGDEKDLQQIEQVCGMIKGRGYCYLLTGASIAVESIYRRFKEEYAAHVREGACPFVGAA from the coding sequence GTGCAAAGTCGGCATGTACTCACCGATCGTGATCTGCTTCTCGAACATCTGCCGACGGTCCGTCCGATGGGCTATCAGGAATATGTGGCCCGCCGGGGCTATGCCGGGTTATCGAAAGCATTGCGCATCGGTCCCGCGGCGATTCTGGAGACGATTAGGCAATCCGGTCTTCGCGGCCGTGGCGGCGCCGGCTTTCCCACGGCGAAAAAGTGGGAGATGGTCGTCCAACGAAACGAACCGAAAAAATACCTTTGTTGTAATGCCGCCGAGGATGAGCCCGGCACCTTTAAAGACCGCTACCTTCTCCGGTTTAACCCCCACCAATTAATCGAAGGCGCCCTGATCGCCGGTTACGCGGTCGGTGCAGAAGAGGTTTACCTTTATATAAACGGCCATTACACTGAAGAGATCGAGTTCATGGAGCAGGCGCTCCAGGAAGCTAAAGAGAAAGGGCATTGGGGACGGCCGATTGAAGGTTCTTCCCGCCGGCTCGAACTCATCCTTTGTAAAAGCCCTGGAACCTACGTTGCGGGGGAGGAGACAGCTCTGCTGGAGGTGATTGAAGGCCGCGCCGCGAGACCTCGGCAGAAGCCCCCTTATTATCCCGCCGTCCGTGGGCTCTTTGGCATGCCGACCGTCGTCAACAACGCTGAAACCCTCTCGAATGTCTCCCACATTCTCAGAGAAGGGGCCGATTGGTTTCGATCCCGTGGGACAGCGACTTCTCCAGGCACTTTGGTCTTTACGTTGACGGGGGATGTCAACCGTCCCGGTCTGTATGAGCTTCCGCTGGGAACCTCTCTGCGCGAGTTAATTGAAGTTCATGGAGAAGGAATCAAGGGGGGAAAGCAGCTCAAGGCGGTTTTCCCGGGGGGACCGTCGAATACGATCATTGGGATCGATAAACTAGACACGGCGCTCGATTTTGATGCGTTGAAGGCTGTTGGGACCGGTTTGGGGACCGGCGCGGTGATTGTGATGTCGGAAGAGGTCTGTATGGTCCAGTCCGCGATTCAGTATGCCCGGTTCTTTGGAAGAGAGAGTTGCGGCCAGTGTCCCCCCTGTAAGCTGGGAACGGTGCATATCTCTGAAATTCTTGAGAAGATAGAGTCTGGCCGGGGGGATGAAAAGGACCTCCAACAGATCGAGCAGGTCTGCGGTATGATTAAAGGGAGGGGATATTGTTATCTATTAACGGGGGCTTCTATCGCCGTTGAGAGCATCTACCGCCGCTTTAAGGAAGAATATGCCGCCCACGTTCGAGAGGGAGCTTGTCCTTTTGTCGGGGCCGCTTGA
- the erpA gene encoding iron-sulfur cluster insertion protein ErpA, with protein MVIITEKAGTKVKEIMEAEQKAGYGLRVYVTGGGCSGYQYGMAFEEKATDEDSVLEMHGVKLFVDPYSAPMLQGTEVDYVDNLQGAGFAIKNPNAKSTCGCGQSFSA; from the coding sequence ATGGTCATCATAACGGAAAAGGCCGGAACCAAAGTAAAAGAGATCATGGAAGCGGAACAGAAAGCCGGCTATGGACTACGGGTTTATGTCACCGGAGGGGGCTGTTCCGGCTACCAATATGGAATGGCCTTTGAAGAGAAAGCCACCGATGAGGACAGCGTGCTCGAAATGCACGGTGTGAAGCTCTTTGTCGATCCCTACAGCGCGCCGATGCTCCAAGGAACGGAAGTCGACTATGTCGATAATCTGCAGGGAGCGGGGTTCGCGATTAAAAATCCGAATGCCAAATCGACCTGCGGTTGCGGCCAGTCGTTCAGCGCCTAG
- a CDS encoding DUF177 domain-containing protein: MEIKINDIPPEGLLLTYEEGPEEFDLSKSGFAIKGNIHVLVKAIKHNEEDVYVRGAITAEIVSECSRCLKPLTNTIESDFQVEYVPRTSVPEGEQELVQEELDLLFYDGETINIREEVEGQLILSTPMRPLCREDCRGLCPQCGQDLNVRQCNCVVEAPDPRWAGLKEIFENKKKSS, encoded by the coding sequence ATGGAAATTAAAATTAATGATATTCCACCCGAAGGGCTTCTTCTCACCTATGAAGAAGGTCCTGAGGAATTTGACCTCTCGAAAAGCGGGTTTGCGATCAAAGGCAACATTCATGTCTTGGTAAAAGCAATCAAGCACAACGAGGAGGACGTGTATGTTCGAGGGGCGATCACGGCCGAGATCGTCTCGGAATGCAGCCGCTGTTTGAAGCCGCTGACCAACACGATTGAGTCCGACTTCCAAGTCGAATATGTCCCTCGAACATCGGTCCCCGAAGGGGAGCAGGAGTTGGTGCAAGAGGAGCTTGATCTCCTTTTCTATGACGGAGAGACGATCAACATTCGCGAAGAGGTTGAAGGGCAGCTGATCTTGTCGACGCCGATGCGGCCGCTCTGCAGGGAAGATTGCCGCGGCCTCTGTCCGCAGTGCGGCCAGGATTTAAATGTCAGGCAATGCAACTGTGTGGTCGAAGCGCCCGATCCCCGCTGGGCAGGTTTAAAAGAAATTTTTGAGAACAAGAAAAAATCATCATAA
- the rpmF gene encoding 50S ribosomal protein L32, with translation MPNPKHKISRARRDSRRTHKKLQTPVYVLCPQCHEPKLPHHACLSCGSYKGREAIAVEEV, from the coding sequence ATGCCGAATCCAAAACACAAAATATCCAGGGCGCGACGGGACAGCCGACGGACCCACAAGAAGCTTCAGACCCCCGTCTATGTCCTCTGCCCGCAGTGTCATGAACCGAAGCTCCCCCACCATGCCTGCCTCAGCTGCGGCAGCTATAAGGGACGTGAGGCAATCGCCGTCGAAGAGGTCTAG